Proteins encoded by one window of Actinomycetes bacterium:
- a CDS encoding TetR/AcrR family transcriptional regulator, producing MNEGCARPGRPRSAEVDRAIIQATLDLLVDEGYTALTVEAVAARACVGKTTVYRRWANKDVLVADALSSVNEELPPVPTAGSLRDRLVALLEQIRTRSPETVSGRIMPRMVAYARSHPELFEVYQTRVLQPRRERVRSVLREGVTSG from the coding sequence ATGAACGAAGGCTGTGCGCGGCCCGGTCGACCGCGAAGCGCGGAGGTCGACCGGGCCATCATCCAGGCCACCCTCGATCTGCTGGTCGACGAGGGCTACACCGCGCTGACCGTCGAGGCGGTGGCTGCCCGCGCGTGCGTCGGCAAGACGACCGTGTACCGCCGGTGGGCGAACAAGGACGTGCTCGTCGCCGATGCGCTGTCGTCGGTCAACGAGGAGCTGCCCCCGGTCCCGACGGCGGGGTCGCTGCGCGACCGGCTCGTCGCGCTGCTCGAGCAGATCCGCACGAGGTCCCCGGAGACGGTGAGCGGGCGGATCATGCCGCGCATGGTCGCGTATGCGCGCAGCCACCCTGAGCTGTTCGAGGTCTACCAGACCCGCGTTCTGCAGCCCCGCCGTGAACGCGTCCGGTCAGTGCTCCGGGAGGGCGTCACGTCCGG
- a CDS encoding MFS transporter translates to MAQPATAPTEEDLNPRRWAILGVLVISLLVVVLDNTVLNVALPTIARELDATQEQLIWSINAYSCMFAALLFTWGVLGDRYGRKRILLIGLSFFGAASLLTAYAQTPLQLILFRGLMGAAGASVLPVTLSIITVVFPPRERGRAIGLWAAAVGAAVAIGPVLGGFLIEHFWWGSVFLINVPIVVVGLIAITMLVPETKNPKPGRLDPAGVVLSIGGLLLLTYGILHGGDTQDWLLWTVSVPIVLGLVLLTWFILIEKNSDHPSLDLSLFRIRSFVAPLTAVSLAFAAMSGSLVFLTFYLQTVRGWSPLKAGLFVLPVAIGQILGAPRTQKLVARFGARTVITAGLSLVTIVYVVITQYSTTTPVWGLLLTNFFLGLGLGITIAPCTTRMTLATPPQRSGAGSAVQNTVRQVGAALGVAVVSSVVATMYSNKLSPAVTALPSDARKAALDDIQSAAVVAGQVGGTAGQQLFDAATTAFLHALHWAAILSGLMTLAALVVIQLRLPATAETAAWEAAAPLEGRREEAVHPVPEAAPELP, encoded by the coding sequence ATGGCCCAGCCCGCGACCGCGCCGACCGAGGAGGACCTCAACCCCCGGCGGTGGGCGATCCTCGGCGTGCTCGTCATCAGCCTGCTCGTCGTGGTGCTCGACAACACGGTGCTCAACGTCGCGCTCCCGACGATCGCGCGCGAGCTCGACGCCACGCAGGAGCAGCTGATCTGGTCGATCAACGCCTACTCGTGCATGTTCGCCGCCCTGCTGTTCACGTGGGGCGTCCTCGGCGACCGGTATGGGCGCAAGCGCATCCTCCTCATCGGACTCAGCTTCTTCGGCGCCGCCTCGCTGCTCACGGCCTACGCGCAGACGCCGCTCCAGCTGATCCTCTTCCGCGGCCTGATGGGCGCCGCCGGGGCCTCCGTGCTCCCCGTGACGCTGTCGATCATCACCGTCGTCTTCCCGCCGCGCGAGCGCGGCCGAGCGATCGGCCTCTGGGCCGCGGCGGTCGGCGCGGCGGTGGCCATCGGCCCGGTGCTCGGCGGCTTCCTCATCGAGCACTTCTGGTGGGGCTCCGTCTTCCTCATCAACGTGCCCATCGTCGTGGTCGGGCTCATCGCGATCACCATGCTGGTGCCCGAGACAAAGAACCCCAAGCCGGGCAGGCTCGATCCCGCGGGCGTCGTGCTGTCCATCGGGGGCCTGCTGCTGCTGACGTACGGCATCCTGCACGGCGGTGACACCCAGGACTGGCTGCTGTGGACCGTGTCGGTGCCGATCGTGCTGGGGCTCGTCCTGCTGACCTGGTTCATCCTCATCGAGAAGAACAGCGACCACCCCTCGCTCGACCTCAGCCTGTTCCGGATCCGCAGCTTCGTGGCTCCGCTCACCGCCGTGTCCCTCGCGTTCGCGGCGATGTCGGGCTCGCTGGTGTTCCTCACGTTCTACCTGCAGACCGTCCGTGGGTGGTCGCCCTTGAAAGCCGGCCTGTTCGTCCTGCCGGTGGCGATCGGTCAGATCCTGGGGGCCCCACGTACCCAGAAGCTGGTCGCGAGGTTCGGGGCGCGGACGGTCATCACGGCGGGCTTGTCTTTGGTGACCATCGTGTACGTCGTCATCACGCAGTACTCCACGACCACACCGGTCTGGGGGCTGCTGCTGACCAACTTCTTCCTCGGACTCGGGCTCGGCATCACGATCGCGCCCTGCACCACGCGCATGACGCTCGCCACCCCGCCGCAGCGTTCGGGTGCCGGCTCCGCGGTCCAGAACACCGTCCGGCAGGTCGGTGCGGCGCTCGGCGTCGCCGTGGTCTCGTCAGTGGTCGCGACGATGTACTCCAACAAGCTCAGCCCCGCGGTCACCGCGCTGCCGTCGGACGCGCGCAAGGCGGCTCTCGACGACATCCAGAGCGCGGCGGTCGTCGCCGGCCAGGTCGGCGGCACCGCGGGACAGCAGCTCTTCGACGCCGCGACGACCGCCTTCCTGCATGCGCTGCACTGGGCAGCGATCCTCTCCGGCCTCATGACCCTCGCCGCCCTCGTCGTGATCCAGCTGCGGCTGCCGGCGACGGCGGAGACGGCCGCCTGGGAGGCCGCCGCGCCCTTGGAGGGTCGTCGGGAGGAGGCGGTCCACCCGGTGCCCGAGGCGGCCCCCGAGCTGCCATGA
- the panB gene encoding 3-methyl-2-oxobutanoate hydroxymethyltransferase encodes MADPAGADAPARAERAATPTTTLYGAASSRRVSIRDLAAAKAAGERWPMLTAYDALTAGVFDEAGIPVLLVGDSASMVVYGHDSTLPVEVDELLPLVAAVIRGTRRAMVVADLPFGSYQASPQQALETAARFMKVGAHAVKLEGGSRAVPQVEALVSAGIPVMAHVGLTPQSVNVLGGYRVQGRGEAGDRLLQDAKALQHAGAFAVVLEVVPDDLARRVTDSLDIPTIGIGAGNGTDAQVLVWQDLVGLTPGPGAKFVRRYADLRGYLTSAVQAWAGDVVSGAYPDEAHTYH; translated from the coding sequence ATGGCCGACCCGGCCGGGGCCGACGCCCCCGCGCGCGCAGAGCGTGCCGCCACCCCCACCACCACCCTCTACGGCGCTGCGTCCAGCCGGCGCGTCAGCATCCGTGACCTCGCGGCCGCGAAGGCCGCGGGCGAGCGCTGGCCGATGCTGACCGCCTACGACGCCCTCACCGCGGGCGTCTTCGACGAGGCCGGGATCCCCGTGCTGCTCGTCGGTGACTCCGCGTCGATGGTCGTCTACGGCCACGACTCGACGCTGCCGGTCGAGGTCGACGAGCTGCTGCCACTCGTGGCGGCCGTCATCCGGGGAACGCGCCGCGCCATGGTGGTCGCGGACCTCCCCTTCGGCTCGTACCAGGCCTCACCCCAGCAGGCGCTCGAGACGGCCGCCCGCTTCATGAAGGTCGGCGCTCACGCGGTGAAGCTCGAAGGCGGCTCCCGGGCGGTGCCCCAGGTCGAGGCTCTCGTGTCCGCGGGCATCCCGGTGATGGCCCACGTCGGGCTGACCCCGCAGTCGGTGAACGTCCTCGGTGGCTACCGGGTCCAGGGCCGTGGCGAGGCGGGCGACCGTCTGCTGCAGGACGCCAAGGCCCTCCAGCACGCCGGTGCCTTCGCGGTGGTGCTCGAGGTCGTTCCCGACGACCTCGCGCGCCGGGTGACCGACTCCCTCGACATCCCGACGATCGGCATCGGCGCGGGCAACGGCACCGACGCGCAGGTCCTCGTCTGGCAGGACCTGGTCGGGCTCACCCCGGGACCCGGGGCGAAGTTCGTGCGCCGCTACGCCGACCTGCGCGGCTATCTGACCTCGGCCGTGCAGGCCTGGGCGGGGGACGTCGTGTCCGGCGCCTACCCCGACGAGGCGCACACCTATCACTGA